One genomic region from Mesotoga infera encodes:
- a CDS encoding parvulin peptidyl-prolyl isomerase, whose translation MPNKKSRGNSNFMKSIQRPVVWAVAILFGVGIIWWSVAQYLGGGSQGNQQNAGSEISFSESVGGLTKDGTPLSDSSYWITYSEYETSVRDTLTNLRSQGYNLDPYFDTENYPSEMGIRYDIFQSLIDQKTLLLYATENDVLPTAEQVDSETKRIVDQYVADEETKSAIIYQYGSVDAFTELIKDYVATQLLTTNVTNKAIPDMDERFQKYVEENLEDLKLNYERVDANHILVTDEASAVEIKAMIDNGEISFTDAATSFSIDTGSAVNGGALGEFSRGQMVKEFEDASFDATPGVVVGPVESQFGYHLILVNSKTTFDSFEEFASTSSYQSELTQFENEEFNAWISEYRGKSNLSHEINDPDLQMYASYDEAMADPDKASELLEELERDYFDESGNILVGESFLPVVFYTELAESEIGNLRNQILDLEDLQDLLLALPATATSMSAEQIESELETIPSTETEIRSILSEAKRARDYMNEFGVQSLEEVEEMLAEKRKTFDDKNLRFGNSVKYLYSVMPNSTRVVNYMYQIDGDNPEVAYMYNENSYNMNVRPLLESPELLDSYLQYYGQYFGAQARSLLIDSPVQSIESDLNQKVINSTEAATDLKISALYLLVDIYEKMAGSQENEQMMQIYLMSEKHYLEKLLELYPEDETIGSLIETIEFQISELNAQASTDATQTDEATDVDLPLDTGLDTEIGSDGLNVPFESETPSSIGDVDLDVSFESEASGTVN comes from the coding sequence ATGCCAAACAAGAAATCGAGAGGAAATTCTAATTTCATGAAATCTATTCAGCGGCCGGTTGTCTGGGCAGTAGCCATACTCTTTGGAGTTGGAATAATCTGGTGGTCCGTTGCTCAGTATCTGGGAGGGGGCTCCCAGGGTAACCAGCAGAATGCCGGCTCCGAAATCTCTTTCAGTGAAAGTGTGGGCGGTCTCACGAAGGACGGCACTCCGCTCTCAGATTCTAGCTACTGGATCACCTATTCAGAGTACGAAACATCAGTACGCGATACGCTTACGAACCTTAGGAGTCAAGGGTACAATCTCGATCCATATTTTGATACGGAAAACTATCCCAGCGAGATGGGAATTAGATACGATATTTTCCAGTCACTTATAGACCAGAAGACACTGCTTCTGTACGCGACTGAGAATGATGTTCTCCCGACTGCGGAGCAGGTAGATTCCGAAACCAAGAGAATCGTAGATCAATACGTTGCCGACGAAGAGACAAAATCTGCGATTATCTACCAGTACGGTTCGGTTGATGCCTTCACTGAATTGATAAAGGACTACGTAGCGACACAACTGCTCACGACTAATGTGACTAACAAAGCTATCCCCGACATGGATGAGAGATTCCAAAAATACGTTGAGGAGAATCTTGAAGATCTTAAGCTGAATTACGAACGTGTCGATGCCAACCATATTCTGGTCACGGATGAAGCCAGCGCGGTAGAGATAAAGGCAATGATTGATAACGGAGAGATTTCATTCACCGATGCCGCGACAAGCTTCTCAATAGATACGGGCAGCGCAGTCAATGGCGGTGCTTTGGGCGAGTTTAGTAGAGGACAGATGGTTAAGGAGTTTGAAGACGCGTCTTTCGATGCAACTCCCGGTGTTGTGGTCGGACCTGTTGAATCGCAGTTTGGCTATCACCTTATTCTTGTGAACAGCAAAACCACTTTCGACAGCTTTGAGGAGTTTGCCAGCACATCTTCTTATCAATCAGAACTCACCCAGTTCGAGAACGAAGAGTTCAACGCATGGATCTCCGAATACAGGGGCAAGAGCAATCTGTCTCATGAGATAAATGACCCGGACCTGCAAATGTACGCCAGCTATGACGAGGCAATGGCAGATCCAGACAAAGCCTCCGAGCTGCTTGAAGAGCTTGAAAGAGACTACTTCGATGAATCTGGGAACATACTTGTCGGAGAGTCTTTCCTTCCTGTGGTCTTCTACACAGAGCTTGCTGAAAGCGAGATAGGAAATCTCAGAAATCAGATACTTGACCTTGAAGATCTCCAGGATCTACTTTTAGCGCTCCCGGCAACGGCAACATCCATGTCGGCTGAGCAAATCGAGAGCGAACTTGAAACGATTCCTTCAACCGAGACAGAGATTAGAAGCATTCTGTCCGAAGCGAAAAGAGCAAGAGACTACATGAACGAATTTGGTGTTCAAAGTCTTGAAGAGGTCGAAGAAATGCTTGCCGAGAAGCGCAAGACTTTCGATGACAAGAACTTGCGTTTCGGGAATTCCGTTAAGTACTTGTACTCGGTAATGCCCAATTCTACTAGAGTCGTAAACTACATGTACCAGATTGACGGTGACAATCCCGAGGTTGCTTACATGTACAACGAGAATTCTTACAATATGAATGTGAGGCCGCTCCTCGAGAGCCCCGAGCTGCTTGACAGTTACCTTCAATACTACGGGCAGTATTTCGGCGCTCAGGCGAGATCGCTTCTGATCGACTCGCCGGTTCAGAGCATAGAGAGCGATCTTAATCAGAAAGTCATTAACTCCACTGAAGCCGCAACTGATCTTAAGATCAGCGCTCTATATCTACTTGTCGATATTTACGAGAAAATGGCCGGGTCACAGGAGAACGAGCAGATGATGCAGATCTACCTCATGAGTGAGAAGCATTATCTAGAGAAGCTCCTGGAACTCTATCCTGAGGACGAGACAATTGGATCGCTAATCGAGACGATCGAATTCCAGATTTCCGAGC